A genomic window from Eptesicus fuscus isolate TK198812 chromosome 19, DD_ASM_mEF_20220401, whole genome shotgun sequence includes:
- the NPBWR1 gene encoding neuropeptides B/W receptor type 1, whose translation MPNASSWELGPSNASDPGFALGCPNASSPPPPPAAVAVAVAVVYAVICAVGLAGNSAVLFVLLRTPRKNVTNLFLLNLAVADELFTLVLPINIADLLLRRWPFGELLCKLTVAIDQYNTFSSLYFLAVMSADRYLVVLAAAEARRVAGRTYGAARAVSLAVWALVTLVVLPFAVFARLDEEQGRRQCVLVFPQPEALWWRASRLYTLVLGFAIPVTAICVLYLALLCRLRAVRLDGQAKALGRAKKRVTVLVAAILAACLLCWTPYHLSTVVALAADLPQTPLVVAVSYGITSLSYASSCLNPFLYAFLDGGFRRSLRRLLACRPAA comes from the coding sequence ATGCCCAACGCGTCGTCCTGGGAGCTGGGGCCCTCCAACGCGTCGGACCCCGGCTTCGCGCTGGGCTGCCCCAACGCGtccagcccgccgccgccgccggcggccgtggccgtggccgtggccgtggtgTACGCGGTGATCTGCGCCGTGGGGCTGGCGGGCAACTCGGCGGTGCTGTTCGTGCTGCTGCGGACGCCGCGCAAGAACGTCACCAACCTGTTCCTCCTCAACCTGGCCGTCGCCGACGAGCTCTTCACGCTGGTTCTGCCCATCAACATCGCCGACCTGCTGCTGCGGCGGTGGCCCTTCGGGGAGCTCCTGTGCAAGCTCACCGTGGCCATCGACCAGTACAACACCTTCTCCAGCCTCTACTTCCTCGCCGTCATGAGCGCCGACCGCTACCTGGTGGTGCTGGCCGCGGCCGAGGCGCGCCGGGTGGCGGGGCGCACGTACGGCGCGGCGCGCGCGGTGAGCCTGGCGGTGTGGGCGCTGGTGACGCTGGTGGTGCTGCCCTTCGCCGTCTTCGCCCGGCTCGACGAggagcagggccggcgccagtGCGTGCTGGTCTTCCCGCAGCCCGAGGCCTTGTGGTGGCGGGCGAGCCGCCTCTACACGCTCGTGCTGGGCTTTGCCATCCCGGTGACGGCCATCTGCGTCCTCTACCTCGCCCTGCTGTGCCGGCTGCGAGCCGTGCGCCTCGACGGGCAGGCCAAGGCCCTGGGCCGCGCCAAGAAGCGGGTCACGGTGCTGGTGGCGGCGATCCTGGCCGCGTGCCTCCTCTGCTGGACGCCCTACCACCTGAGCACCGTGGTGGCGCTCGCCGCCGACCTCCCGCAGACGCCGCTGGTCGTCGCGGTCTCCTACGGCATCACCAGCCTGAGCTACGCCAGCAGCTGCCTCAACCCCTTCCTCTACGCCTTCCTGGACGGCGGCTTCCGCAGGAGCCTCCGCCGGCTGCTGGCCTGCCGCCCCGCCGCCTGA
- the LOC129147281 gene encoding M protein, serotype 24-like, with amino-acid sequence METIIKYLETIKGDMETIKEDMETIKGDMETIKEDIEIIKEDMETVKRDMETVKEDMGTVKGNTGTIKEDVEIMKGDMETVKRDMKTVKEDMETVKGDTGTIEEDVEIMKGDMETVKRDMKTVKEDMETVKGDMETVKRDMKTIKENQSSVAPGQGLPPLHSLGHRP; translated from the coding sequence atggaaACCATAATAAAGTACTTGGAAACCATAAAAggggacatggaaaccataaaagaagacatggaaaccataaaaggggacatggaaaccataaaagaaGACATAGAAATCATAAAAGAAGACATGGAAACCGTAAAACGGGACATGGAAACCGTAAAAGAAGACATGGGAACCGTAAAAGGGAACACGGGAACCATAAAAGAAGACGTAGAAATCATGAAAGGAGACATGGAAACCGTAAAACGGGACATGAAAACCGTAAAAGAAGACATGGAAACCGTAAAAGGGGACACGGGAACCATAGAAGAAGACGTAGAAATCATGAAAGGAGACATGGAAACCGTAAAACGGGACATGAAAACCGTAAAAGAAGACATGGAAACCGTAAAAGGAGACATGGAAACCGTAAAACGGGACATGAAAACCATAAAAGAGAACCAGTCCTCAGTggcccctggtcagggcctgcCCCCATTGCACAGCCTGGGTCACCGTCCCTAG